Proteins found in one Venturia canescens isolate UGA chromosome 6, ASM1945775v1, whole genome shotgun sequence genomic segment:
- the LOC122412409 gene encoding zinc finger MYM-type protein 1-like, translating into MDPIVRKRLRDKSCSDSSITDDEDTSRQKKKSSRSVKVYKQKFKEEWRQSFGKWLICTEDKKPRCTACNKNLEGGYSHIKRHAETQFHIRELEVARQTPKLDVIFKKTTQNDQMKQKAKDAELKMVMFLHEHNLPFLLMEHLPSFVKSVCPDSKIAENVKCSRTKATAITKDCLAPEAKEDICRRLKNSVYSLIIDETTDVGTKKSLAIIIRFFDEMKMSVVDRFLGLVQIESATAESIFSTILKCLKEVGIPFANMIGFAADNASTMMGKTNGVQARFRQILPHIFVLGCVCHSCHLCASAAANKLPKSIEDFARSVYNHFSNSSKRTGELAEYQTFVDLKPQKMLRPSQTRWLSLQAAVDRILHHWDALTLYFTNAVFEDNLHSTESILNCLKTPVYKLYLTFLSYTLESVNKLNLEFQSEKPKIQSLNKSVSELFKSMLKNFMQPSYVDKTPLEKVLIRNPHNFLPLNEIYFGAKAEILISKGAIEAVELQRFRTRALDFYLELCSQIQNRFRFNDPMLKYVEIFSPETALNGSIRSIIVSTTLNFPKLFNENNLEGLDAEWRLLPNVQDIKKFENFDFAEFWMKIACLKNSLDEMMFPNLTKLIKAILSLPHSSAAAERTFSQLNLMKTKSRNRLDVDTCEAILHSKALLNESTCYNWQPSSTLQAKKPKI; encoded by the exons ATGGATCCGATTGTTCGAAAACGTTTAAGGGATAAGTCATGCTCAGATTCTTCGATCACCGATGACGAAGATACATCgcggcagaaaaaaaaatcctcacg cTCGGTCAAAGTCTACAAACAGAAATTTAAAGAAGAGTGGCGGCAATCATTCGGGAAATGGCTGATTTGTACAGAAGATAAGAAACCTCGATGTACTgcgtgcaataaaaatttagaGGGTGGATATTCCCATATTAAGCGTCATGCTGAAACGCAATTCCATATAAGGGAATTAGAAGTGGCTAGACAGACCCCTAAGCTTGATGTTATCTTTAAAAAGACAACTCAAAATGATCAAATGAAACAGAAGGCGAAGGATGCAGAGTTAAAAATGGTTATGTTTTTACACGAACATAATCTACCGTTTTTGCTCATGGAACATCTACCCTCTTTTGTAAAAAGCGTGTGCCCGGATTCAAAAATCGCTGAAAACGTTAAATGTTCCCGCACAAAAGCCACTGCCATCACGAAAGACTGCCTGGCGCCGGAAGCAAAAGAGGATATCTGTCGGCGTTTAAAAAACTCAGTCTACTCACTCATAATCGATGAAACGACTGATGTCGGaacaaaaaaatcccttgCCATAATCATTCGCTTTTTCGATGAGATGAAAATGAGTGTAGTCGATAGATTTCTTGGATTGGTTCAAATCGAAAGTGCTACTGCCGAATCTATATTTTCAACAATATTGAAATGTTTGAAAGAAGTGGGAATCCCTTTCGCCAACATGATCGGCTTCGCTGCTGATAATGCTTCAACCATGATGGGCAAAACGAATGGAGTGCAAGCACGATTTCGGCAAATTCTTCCACATATATTCGTCCTTGGATGTGTATGCCACTCCTGCCATCTCTGTGCATCTGCAGCAGCGAATAAACTGCCTAAATCGATCGAGGATTTTGCGAGGAGTGTCtacaatcatttttccaatagtAGCAAGAGGACAGGAGAGTTGGCAGAGTATCAAACATTTGTGGATCTCAAGCCTCAAAAAATGCTTAGACCAAGCCAGACTAGATGGCTGTCGCTTCag GCTGCTGTTGATCGGATTCTCCACCATTGGGATGCGCTGACGCTCTATTTTACAAATGCAGTTTTCGAAGACAATCTGCATTCAACAGAATCGATACTCAATTGCTTGAAAACTCCGGTGTACAAACTGTATCTCACCTTTTTATCATACACGTTGGAAAGTGTAAACAAATTGAACCTCGAGTTCCAGAGCGAAAAGCCAAAGATCCAGTCTTTGAATAAATCCGTCTCTGAGCTTTTCAAATCTATGCTCAAGAATTTTATGCAGCCATCATATGTCGATAAGACACCACTGGAGAAAGTGCTAATCAGAAATCCACACAATTTTTTACCGCtcaacgaaatatatttcggtGCGAAAGCTGAAATATTAATTTCCAAAGGAGCCATTGAAGCTGTTGAACTTCAGAGGTTCAGGACCCGAGCACTGGATTTTTATCTCGAGCTATGCTCGCAAATACAAAATAGATTTCGTTTCAACGATCCGATGTTGAAATATGTCGAAATCTTCTCACCGGAGACTGCATTAAATGGATCGATCCGAAGTATCATTGTTTCAACCACACTCAACTTTCCGAAGTTGTTTAACGAAAACAACCTTGAAGGATTGGATGCCGAATGGCGACTGTTGCCTAATGTGCAAGACattaagaaatttgaaaatttcgatttcgcaGAATTCTGGATGAAGATAGCGTGTTTGAAAAACTCTCTGGATGAGATGATGTTTCCGAATCTaacaaaattaatcaaagcCATTTTATCTTTGCCTCATTCATCAGCTGCAGCCGAACGGACGTTTTCACAactaaatttgatgaaaacgaAAAGCAGAAATCGACTAGATGTCGATACCTGTGAGGCAATTTTGCATTCTAAAGCACTATTAAACGAGTCAACGTGCTATAACTGGCAACCTTCATCAACGTTGCAagcaaaaaaaccaaaaatttga